One part of the [Pantoea] beijingensis genome encodes these proteins:
- the emrB gene encoding multidrug efflux MFS transporter permease subunit EmrB has product MAQKPLEGAQLVLMTIALSLATFMQVLDSTIANVAIPTIAGNLGASNSQGTWVITSFGVANAISIPITGWLAKRVGEVKLFLWSTAAFAVASWLCGISDSLSMLIFFRVIQGVVAGPLIPLSQSLLLSNYPPAKRSIALSLWAMTVIVAPICGPILGGWISDNYHWGWIFFINVPIGVVVVMLTLQTLRNRETKTAIQPIDTVGLVLLVLGVGCLQVMLDQGKELDWFNSTEIIVLTVIAVIALLALLIWELTDDHPIVDLSLFKSRNFTIGCVSISLAYMLYFGSIVLLPQLLQEVYGYTATWAGLASAPVGIIPVILSPIIGRFAHKLDMRRLVTFSFIMYAVCFYWRAYTFEPGMDFGTSAWPQFIQGFAVACFFMPLTTITLSGLPPERLAAASSLSNFTRTLAGSIGTSITTTMWTNRESMHHSYLSESITPYNVNSQEMYRQLEQLGMTQQQASAWIAQQITNQGLIISANEIFWASAAVFLVLLIVIWFARPPFGAGPGGGGGAH; this is encoded by the coding sequence ATGGCACAAAAACCGCTTGAGGGCGCTCAACTCGTTCTGATGACTATCGCGCTTTCACTGGCGACATTCATGCAGGTGCTGGATTCTACCATCGCTAACGTGGCGATCCCAACGATTGCGGGCAATCTTGGCGCTTCAAACTCACAGGGTACGTGGGTAATCACGTCGTTTGGCGTGGCAAACGCCATTTCGATCCCGATTACCGGCTGGTTGGCCAAGCGTGTGGGTGAAGTGAAACTGTTTCTGTGGTCAACGGCCGCCTTTGCAGTAGCATCATGGCTGTGCGGTATATCAGACAGTCTGAGTATGCTTATCTTTTTTCGCGTGATTCAGGGGGTAGTGGCCGGTCCACTAATTCCACTGTCGCAAAGTCTGTTACTGAGTAATTACCCTCCGGCCAAGCGCAGCATCGCCCTTTCACTCTGGGCGATGACGGTGATCGTGGCGCCCATATGCGGCCCCATTCTTGGAGGCTGGATCAGTGACAATTATCACTGGGGATGGATTTTCTTCATCAATGTGCCGATTGGTGTCGTCGTCGTGATGCTAACATTGCAAACGTTGCGAAACAGAGAAACCAAAACCGCAATCCAGCCGATTGATACCGTTGGTCTGGTCCTTTTGGTTCTTGGGGTCGGCTGCTTACAGGTTATGCTCGATCAGGGTAAAGAACTCGACTGGTTTAATTCGACGGAAATCATCGTGCTCACGGTTATTGCCGTGATTGCTTTGTTGGCGCTGCTGATCTGGGAGCTAACGGACGACCATCCTATCGTCGATCTTTCGCTCTTTAAATCGCGAAATTTCACCATCGGCTGCGTTTCTATCAGCCTGGCCTATATGCTTTACTTCGGCTCCATTGTTCTGCTGCCGCAGTTATTGCAGGAGGTCTACGGTTATACTGCTACTTGGGCGGGTTTGGCATCGGCTCCGGTTGGCATTATCCCGGTTATTTTGTCACCGATCATCGGCCGTTTCGCCCACAAACTGGATATGAGGCGGTTGGTCACGTTCAGTTTCATTATGTACGCCGTCTGCTTCTACTGGCGAGCTTATACCTTCGAGCCAGGCATGGACTTTGGCACTTCGGCATGGCCGCAGTTTATTCAGGGTTTTGCGGTAGCTTGCTTCTTTATGCCATTGACGACAATTACGCTCTCAGGTCTGCCGCCTGAACGGCTGGCGGCGGCTTCCAGTTTATCGAACTTCACTCGTACATTGGCTGGTTCGATCGGTACTTCGATTACCACAACAATGTGGACTAATCGCGAATCAATGCACCACAGTTATTTAAGCGAATCAATTACGCCTTATAACGTTAATTCGCAGGAGATGTATCGCCAGTTGGAGCAACTCGGCATGACGCAGCAGCAGGCTTCTGCCTGGATCGCACAGCAGATTACCAATCAGGGGCTGATTATATCAGCCAATGAGATCTTCTGGGCGTCAGCGGCGGTGTTCCTGGTGCTGCTGATTGTGATTTGGTTCGCCCGCCCACCTTTTGGCGCGGGTCCTGGCGGCGGGGGCGGCGCCCACTGA
- the emrA gene encoding multidrug efflux MFS transporter periplasmic adaptor subunit EmrA yields MSANAEIQNPQQPVNKKKKRKIALTLLAVVCVLIGIVYLVYWFLVLRHYQETDDAYVAGNQAQVMAQVSGSVNKVWFDNTDFVKKGDVLVTLDKTDAEQAFEKAQTALATSVRQTHQLMINGKQYQATIELQKTALAQAQADLNRRIPLGASNLIGREELQHARDAVATAKAQLDVAVQQYNANQAMILSTSLENQPAVKQSAAELRDAWLALQRTEIVSPVDGFVSRRSVQVGSQITSSTPLLAIVPANNLWVDANFKETQLAQVRIGQSATVVSDIYGDDVVFHGKVVGLDMGTGSAFSLLPAQNATGNWIKVVQRLPVRIELDPKEVEKHPLRIGLSTLVNVDTANKDGMVLANSVRQSPAYESDALALDLAPVNQMIADIIRANAE; encoded by the coding sequence ATGAGTGCAAATGCGGAGATACAAAACCCGCAGCAGCCAGTAAATAAAAAGAAAAAACGCAAAATCGCGTTAACTCTTCTCGCTGTGGTGTGTGTTCTGATTGGCATTGTCTATCTTGTTTACTGGTTTTTAGTTCTGCGTCATTACCAGGAAACGGACGATGCCTATGTTGCAGGTAATCAGGCGCAAGTTATGGCCCAGGTATCTGGCAGCGTGAATAAAGTGTGGTTCGACAACACTGATTTCGTAAAAAAAGGCGATGTACTGGTGACGCTGGATAAAACCGATGCTGAGCAAGCCTTTGAAAAAGCGCAGACTGCACTCGCCACTAGCGTGCGCCAAACTCATCAGTTAATGATTAACGGTAAGCAGTATCAAGCCACCATCGAATTGCAAAAAACAGCGCTGGCTCAGGCACAGGCTGACCTGAACCGTCGGATTCCATTGGGTGCATCCAATCTGATTGGTCGTGAAGAGCTGCAACACGCGCGCGATGCTGTCGCAACGGCTAAAGCACAACTTGATGTTGCCGTACAGCAGTACAATGCTAACCAGGCCATGATTCTGAGCACCTCACTGGAAAACCAGCCGGCCGTAAAACAGAGTGCAGCCGAACTGCGTGATGCGTGGCTGGCACTGCAGCGTACTGAAATCGTCAGTCCGGTAGACGGTTTTGTATCACGCCGTAGCGTGCAAGTTGGTTCGCAAATCACCTCTTCTACGCCGCTGTTAGCCATCGTACCCGCCAATAATCTGTGGGTAGATGCGAACTTCAAAGAGACTCAGCTTGCTCAGGTTCGCATTGGTCAATCCGCCACGGTCGTCAGCGATATCTACGGCGATGATGTCGTGTTTCACGGGAAAGTCGTCGGACTTGATATGGGAACCGGTAGCGCCTTTTCATTACTTCCTGCGCAAAACGCCACGGGGAACTGGATCAAAGTTGTGCAGCGTTTACCGGTTCGTATTGAACTGGATCCTAAAGAAGTTGAGAAACATCCACTGCGTATTGGCCTTTCTACACTGGTTAACGTCGACACTGCCAATAAAGATGGCATGGTGCTTGCCAACAGCGTGCGGCAGTCGCCTGCTTATGAGAGCGACGCGTTGGCACTGGACTTAGCACCGGTTAATCAGATGATCGCCGATATCATCCGCGCCAATGCGGAATAA
- the mprA gene encoding transcriptional repressor MprA, which yields MESSFTPIEQMLNFRANRQKDFPLQEIMLTRLCMHMQGKLLENRNKMLKAQGINETLFMALITLDAQEDHSIQPSELSSALGSSRTNATRIADELEKRGWIERRESNNDRRCLYLQLTEKGNEFLRQLLPPQHQSLQHLWSSLSATEKTQLEGITRKLLNRLDQMDEEQVIASLSR from the coding sequence ATGGAAAGTTCGTTTACTCCCATTGAACAGATGCTGAATTTCCGCGCTAATCGCCAGAAGGATTTTCCGCTCCAGGAGATCATGCTGACGCGTCTGTGTATGCATATGCAGGGAAAGCTGTTGGAAAATCGCAATAAAATGCTGAAAGCTCAAGGGATTAACGAGACGCTGTTTATGGCATTGATTACGCTGGATGCCCAGGAAGACCACAGTATCCAGCCTTCTGAATTAAGTTCTGCACTGGGTTCATCGCGCACCAATGCAACCCGTATTGCTGATGAGCTGGAAAAACGCGGCTGGATCGAGCGTCGCGAAAGTAACAACGATCGTCGCTGCCTGTATCTGCAACTGACAGAAAAAGGTAACGAGTTTCTGCGTCAGCTGCTGCCGCCACAGCACCAAAGCCTGCAGCACCTGTGGTCTTCACTGAGTGCTACGGAAAAAACGCAGTTGGAAGGCATTACACGTAAGTTATTGAATCGTCTTGATCAGATGGATGAAGAGCAGGTGATTGCCTCTCTTTCCCGTTAA